Proteins encoded by one window of Paenibacillus urinalis:
- a CDS encoding cysteine hydrolase family protein: MMNNKKALIHIDYTQDFVASDGALTCGEPGQRIERRIAELTEEFIQRGEPVFFTVDVHQAIDPYHPETKLYPQHNIKGTSGRMLYGELEKIYQHNKKSENVFWIDKTRYSAFQGTDLELRLRERRVEELHLVGVCTDICVLHTAVDAYNKGYQIVVHEDAVASFNTEGHHWAIGHFAGTLGAAIYRNGGTIR, translated from the coding sequence ATGATGAACAATAAGAAAGCATTGATCCATATCGACTATACGCAAGACTTTGTAGCTAGTGATGGTGCATTGACCTGTGGTGAACCCGGACAGCGAATTGAACGCAGAATTGCAGAGCTAACCGAAGAGTTCATTCAGCGAGGAGAGCCTGTCTTTTTTACAGTAGATGTGCATCAAGCAATTGACCCTTATCATCCTGAAACAAAGCTCTATCCGCAACACAACATCAAGGGCACAAGCGGTCGTATGCTCTATGGTGAACTGGAGAAGATCTATCAGCATAATAAGAAGAGCGAGAATGTATTTTGGATCGACAAGACAAGATATAGTGCATTTCAAGGAACAGATCTGGAACTGAGGCTCCGGGAACGCAGAGTAGAGGAGCTGCATCTTGTAGGCGTCTGTACCGATATATGCGTTCTGCATACGGCAGTAGATGCTTACAATAAAGGTTATCAAATCGTTGTTCATGAGGATGCAGTTGCCAGCTTCAACACAGAGGGGCATCACTGGGCCATCGGACATTTTGCAGGAACTCTCGGCGCAGCGATCTATAGAAATGGAGGAACTATACGATGA
- a CDS encoding nicotinate phosphoribosyltransferase, giving the protein MNKIELTQLQHQDDSMALHTDKYQINMAEAYWRDNMHERKAVFEVYFRKLPFQNGYAVFAGLERVIRYLKGFSFTESDLAYLREEGYEEAYLQYLQGLRFTGTVYSMQEGELVFANEPLMRIEAPLAEAQLVETAILNIVNFQTLIATKASRIKQAAGTDSCVEFGTRRAQEMDAAIWGTRAAYLAGFDATSNVRAGKLFGIPVAGTHAHSMVQAYRDEYMAFRKYGETHQDCVFLVDTYDTLRSGVPTAIQVAKELGDRINFKGIRLDSGDLAYLSKEARRMLDEAGYTEAQIYASNDLDEQTIMNLKSQGARIDVWGVGTKLITAYDQPALGAVYKLIAIEDENGQMADTIKISSNPEKISTPGRKKVYRIINKTNGKSEGDYIALDHEEPSKEERLHMFHPVHTYIGKFVTEFEAIALYHTIFADGELVYKLPTLQESRDFLNRNLSLLWDEYKRTLNPAEYPVNLSKACWDNKMKRIDEVRQRVAAAMKE; this is encoded by the coding sequence ATGAACAAAATCGAGCTTACGCAGTTGCAGCATCAGGATGACAGTATGGCACTGCATACGGATAAATATCAGATCAACATGGCAGAGGCTTATTGGCGGGATAACATGCATGAGCGTAAAGCCGTCTTTGAGGTATATTTTCGCAAGCTGCCTTTTCAGAACGGATATGCTGTTTTTGCCGGCTTAGAACGGGTAATACGTTATTTGAAGGGTTTTTCCTTTACAGAGAGCGATCTGGCATATCTGCGTGAGGAAGGATACGAAGAGGCATATCTTCAATATTTGCAAGGGCTGAGATTCACGGGGACAGTATATTCGATGCAGGAAGGGGAGCTCGTATTTGCTAATGAACCGTTAATGCGCATTGAGGCACCACTGGCAGAAGCGCAGCTCGTGGAGACGGCCATTCTGAACATTGTTAACTTCCAAACCCTGATTGCAACGAAGGCATCTCGCATCAAGCAGGCCGCTGGCACCGATTCATGTGTTGAATTCGGGACACGAAGAGCACAGGAGATGGATGCAGCCATATGGGGAACCCGGGCCGCGTATCTTGCAGGATTCGATGCCACCTCCAATGTGAGAGCAGGGAAGCTGTTCGGCATTCCTGTCGCAGGAACACATGCCCATTCGATGGTTCAAGCGTACCGGGACGAATACATGGCCTTCCGAAAATATGGAGAGACTCATCAAGACTGTGTATTTTTGGTTGATACTTATGACACACTGAGGTCAGGTGTGCCTACGGCGATTCAGGTTGCAAAGGAACTGGGTGACCGAATTAACTTCAAGGGAATTCGTTTAGACAGCGGGGACCTGGCTTATTTGTCCAAGGAAGCTCGCAGGATGCTGGATGAAGCGGGATATACCGAAGCTCAGATTTACGCATCCAACGATCTGGATGAACAAACGATCATGAATCTGAAGTCACAAGGTGCACGAATTGATGTCTGGGGTGTAGGAACCAAGCTTATCACGGCCTACGATCAGCCTGCGCTTGGCGCGGTATATAAGCTGATTGCGATCGAGGATGAGAACGGGCAGATGGCAGATACGATCAAGATTAGCTCTAATCCGGAAAAAATATCGACCCCTGGCCGGAAAAAGGTGTACCGCATTATCAATAAAACGAATGGCAAGTCGGAAGGCGACTATATTGCACTCGATCATGAGGAGCCGTCCAAGGAGGAACGTCTCCATATGTTCCATCCAGTGCATACGTATATAGGTAAATTCGTTACTGAGTTTGAAGCCATAGCGCTTTATCATACGATTTTTGCAGACGGAGAATTGGTGTATAAACTTCCGACACTCCAAGAAAGTCGAGATTTTCTTAACCGTAATCTTAGTCTATTATGGGATGAATATAAGCGGACACTGAATCCGGCAGAATACCCGGTTAATCTGAGTAAAGCGTGCTGGGACAATAAAATGAAGCGGATTGATGAAGTGAGGCAGAGAGTGGCCGCAGCCATGAAAGAGTAA
- the nadD gene encoding nicotinate (nicotinamide) nucleotide adenylyltransferase, whose protein sequence is MAKIGIYGSSFDPITNVHLWTASTVAHRAKLDKVIFLPCSSKRQDKTMNVSDEHRMNMINMAIQNNPKFEADPYEMQQLGWEIATYLTLRHYREKFPDDEIYFIMGADLLVDIGEGKWSRAEELIRENKFIVMARDGINMLSAISKSPILRNSDDGYTFHLIDKGLAMEISSSYIRDELKMGGEPRYLVPDPCYDYIKKHQLYK, encoded by the coding sequence GTGGCGAAAATAGGTATCTACGGATCGTCCTTCGATCCTATTACGAACGTACATTTATGGACGGCCAGTACAGTGGCTCACCGTGCCAAGCTGGATAAAGTGATCTTCCTGCCTTGCTCAAGCAAGCGCCAGGACAAAACGATGAATGTCAGCGACGAGCATCGAATGAACATGATTAACATGGCGATTCAGAACAATCCCAAGTTTGAAGCAGATCCTTACGAAATGCAGCAGCTTGGCTGGGAAATCGCGACCTACCTCACCCTTAGACATTACAGAGAGAAGTTCCCGGATGATGAAATCTACTTTATCATGGGTGCCGATCTGCTTGTGGATATCGGAGAGGGCAAATGGAGCCGGGCAGAGGAGCTTATTCGCGAGAATAAATTTATCGTTATGGCTCGAGACGGAATCAACATGTTGTCTGCAATCAGCAAATCGCCGATTCTGAGGAACTCGGATGATGGATACACGTTTCACTTGATTGATAAGGGTCTGGCCATGGAGATCAGCTCAAGCTATATCAGAGATGAGTTGAAGATGGGGGGCGAACCCCGCTATTTAGTCCCTGATCCATGCTATGACTATATTAAAAAACATCAATTATATAAATGA
- the nadE gene encoding ammonia-dependent NAD(+) synthetase: MNTQKQIIEELNVKPSIVASEEISARVNFLKDYCKKTGAKGYVLGISGGQDSTLAGRLAQLAVESLREEGYEARFTAIRLPYGTQLDEADAMAALEFIQPDDTVVFNIEDSVNAFTSEYNSAAGQALADYHKGNVKARMRMIVQYAVAGERGALVIGTDHAAEAITGFFTKFGDGGADLIPLSGLSKSQGRELLKELGASERLYLKTPTADLLDNKPQQADETELGITYETLDSYLTGHEVDSTSAAKIEARYKASQHKRELPVTPQDEWWK; the protein is encoded by the coding sequence ATGAATACTCAAAAACAAATCATAGAAGAACTGAATGTAAAGCCTAGTATTGTCGCAAGTGAAGAGATCAGCGCAAGAGTGAATTTCCTGAAGGATTATTGCAAAAAGACAGGAGCCAAAGGATACGTGCTCGGCATCAGCGGCGGACAGGATTCCACATTAGCCGGGAGACTGGCTCAGCTGGCCGTGGAATCGCTGCGTGAGGAAGGATATGAAGCACGCTTTACTGCAATTCGTCTACCTTACGGAACTCAGCTCGATGAGGCGGATGCAATGGCAGCTCTTGAGTTCATTCAACCAGACGATACAGTCGTATTTAATATCGAAGACTCGGTAAATGCCTTCACAAGTGAGTATAATTCAGCCGCAGGGCAAGCATTGGCAGATTATCACAAAGGGAACGTCAAAGCCAGAATGCGTATGATCGTGCAATATGCGGTTGCAGGCGAACGCGGAGCTCTGGTCATTGGTACAGATCACGCTGCAGAAGCGATTACGGGATTTTTCACCAAGTTTGGAGACGGCGGCGCAGACCTCATTCCCCTCTCGGGACTATCGAAGAGCCAGGGCCGGGAGCTGTTGAAGGAGCTTGGTGCCTCGGAACGTTTGTATTTGAAGACTCCGACAGCCGATCTATTGGACAATAAGCCTCAGCAAGCAGACGAGACCGAGCTAGGAATCACATATGAGACACTGGACAGCTATCTTACTGGACATGAGGTTGATTCGACATCTGCGGCGAAGATCGAAGCGCGTTACAAGGCTTCACAGCATAAAAGAGAGCTTCCGGTTACTCCGCAGGATGAATGGTGGAAGTAA
- a CDS encoding aminoglycoside phosphotransferase family protein, translated as MNIKIEALIHALSQQFKTHIISTDFQTISLQGGTVGNVYLVTGSAETMDGDKLPYHIVLKIQKKWDRYGDPGSWRREYDLYASDLGATFSDALRWPTCYYAEMNAEEDEFQLWLEYIDGVSGLDLTGDMYEHAALELGRYQGKLYAEQPAVLQSLTNLSPADLMKNTYLRYRSWPVVYDYIRSEDCAFPQHARQMLIDIDEHSDEIFARIEKLPLVLCHRDFWVTNLIYSEDKIALIDWDTSGWGYLGEDLASLIADEADIHHMVEYYQRCVPAYYKGFSEYANVPPIAEHCVHEMILLAFGYRLVEWYLHTEDDEEKTMHVDTLQKIYEMKSIPV; from the coding sequence ATGAATATTAAAATTGAAGCACTGATCCATGCCTTAAGCCAGCAGTTCAAGACCCATATTATCTCCACTGACTTTCAAACCATATCGTTACAAGGCGGCACAGTAGGAAATGTGTACCTCGTTACTGGGAGCGCCGAAACCATGGATGGCGACAAATTGCCATACCATATCGTGCTGAAAATCCAGAAGAAATGGGACCGATACGGCGATCCGGGTTCTTGGCGTCGGGAATATGATCTCTATGCATCTGATCTGGGAGCGACGTTCTCGGATGCCTTACGCTGGCCGACATGTTATTACGCGGAGATGAATGCCGAAGAAGATGAATTCCAGTTATGGCTGGAATATATCGATGGCGTATCTGGTTTAGACTTGACTGGTGATATGTATGAGCACGCCGCGCTGGAGTTAGGCCGTTATCAAGGCAAGCTGTACGCAGAGCAGCCCGCTGTACTGCAGAGTCTGACCAATCTGAGTCCTGCGGATCTCATGAAGAATACGTATCTGCGTTATCGGTCATGGCCGGTCGTGTATGACTATATACGCTCGGAGGACTGTGCTTTCCCGCAGCATGCGCGGCAAATGCTTATCGATATCGATGAGCACTCAGATGAGATATTTGCCCGCATCGAGAAATTGCCCCTCGTGCTGTGCCACCGGGACTTCTGGGTCACCAACCTGATCTATTCCGAGGATAAAATCGCGCTCATCGACTGGGATACATCCGGATGGGGCTACCTGGGCGAGGATCTCGCAAGCCTGATTGCGGATGAAGCGGATATTCATCATATGGTCGAATATTACCAGCGATGTGTCCCTGCGTATTACAAAGGATTTTCGGAATATGCGAATGTACCCCCTATCGCCGAGCATTGTGTACACGAGATGATCCTTCTCGCATTCGGGTACAGGCTCGTGGAGTGGTATCTCCACACTGAGGATGATGAAGAGAAGACCATGCATGTCGATACACTCCAAAAAATCTATGAAATGAAGAGCATTCCTGTATAG
- a CDS encoding serine hydrolase domain-containing protein: MNLNQSIHTFDELNDHVEEIRNQISASGSSVLVMQNNRIVNECYSGYHDKSPNSRSIDEDSQFNVASIRKTYLGLAISLALYEGKIRSIDDYIVDYLEDTNVKVIHNTTIRHILTHTHGLKGPNERLFPPGTDWKYNNAGVNLLIRMVQNVFNQSLAQVLRDRVFASYGFMNTDWKHKKNDKLVWVNEEYSSNDGSEANLFVNTRDLAKWGNLFLNKGKYKGEQILPRLVFEQAVSIVTPSQLDEALPRNGFFWWVKDRNRPVSELGYDLPRGSYQLFGFFGNAVLVIPEYHVVAVRMLNQLGPNPPGYDYIQDIRKFGDLVLKCIDKR; the protein is encoded by the coding sequence ATGAATCTTAATCAATCAATTCACACTTTTGATGAGCTTAATGATCATGTGGAGGAGATCAGGAATCAAATTTCTGCATCCGGATCATCAGTCCTGGTCATGCAAAATAATCGGATCGTAAATGAATGTTATTCTGGCTACCATGATAAGTCCCCTAACAGTCGATCAATAGATGAAGATTCACAGTTCAATGTAGCATCCATTCGCAAAACCTATCTTGGTCTGGCAATCAGCCTTGCGCTCTATGAAGGGAAAATAAGAAGTATTGACGATTACATCGTAGACTATTTAGAAGATACAAACGTGAAGGTTATACACAATACAACCATACGGCATATCCTGACACATACTCATGGCCTGAAAGGACCAAACGAAAGGCTATTCCCACCAGGGACAGACTGGAAATACAATAATGCGGGGGTTAATTTGCTTATTAGGATGGTACAGAATGTATTTAACCAATCTCTTGCACAAGTGTTAAGGGATCGAGTGTTTGCCTCTTATGGATTCATGAACACAGACTGGAAACATAAGAAAAATGACAAATTGGTATGGGTTAATGAAGAATACTCAAGCAATGACGGCAGTGAGGCGAATCTATTTGTAAATACACGAGATTTAGCTAAATGGGGAAACTTGTTTCTGAATAAGGGAAAGTATAAGGGGGAACAAATACTGCCTCGTTTAGTCTTCGAACAAGCCGTTTCCATCGTTACTCCAAGTCAGCTCGATGAAGCTTTACCTCGAAATGGGTTCTTTTGGTGGGTAAAAGATAGGAACCGGCCAGTATCTGAGCTAGGGTACGACCTTCCTCGGGGCTCCTATCAATTATTCGGTTTCTTTGGAAATGCGGTTCTAGTTATTCCTGAGTATCACGTCGTGGCCGTCAGAATGTTAAATCAGCTCGGGCCTAATCCCCCAGGGTATGATTATATCCAAGACATTCGAAAATTCGGGGATCTAGTATTGAAATGTATTGATAAACGATGA
- a CDS encoding RidA family protein → MKNIKTYNHGVAWEEAFGVTQGYSVNGTIYISGQFSHDMQGEFVGQGDIEVQTLQTFENLDRVLTGFGVTRSNLAELEIYMTQPEEHFEQCVQLYKAYIGDHRPAVTSVGVSSLAFPHQLIEIRAVAHTD, encoded by the coding sequence ATGAAGAATATTAAAACTTACAATCATGGTGTTGCTTGGGAGGAAGCCTTTGGTGTTACCCAAGGATATAGTGTGAATGGAACAATCTACATTTCCGGGCAATTCTCCCACGATATGCAGGGTGAGTTCGTTGGTCAAGGGGATATCGAAGTACAGACGCTGCAGACGTTCGAGAACCTTGATCGTGTGCTTACAGGGTTTGGTGTCACAAGGTCTAATCTTGCTGAGTTAGAAATTTATATGACCCAACCGGAAGAACATTTTGAGCAGTGCGTCCAATTGTACAAAGCGTATATAGGAGACCATAGACCGGCCGTCACTTCCGTTGGTGTATCAAGTCTAGCGTTTCCACATCAACTAATTGAGATCCGAGCTGTGGCCCACACCGATTAA
- a CDS encoding aminoglycoside phosphotransferase family protein, whose product MGAGKMHADEMEIDDALVRRLILEQFPQWAELTLERIEPAGTVNAIFRLGDEYSVRLARREGPVIPESRELIWLPKLAPLLPLETPVPIAQGQPNNEYPWFWEIHTWVEGKTVPIEEMDVIQAARDLADFVGALQQINPSGGPPGRGIPLAQRNEEFQYWLARFDGDPAVSAVWESALAAPPWNGPPVWHHGDLDVRNWLVRNGRITGVIDWDTMGIGDPACDIMVAWKLHSAAACDAFREHLPTDDATWARARGWVVSQAVSALAYYTPDNNPVLYHEAESWLDLILSE is encoded by the coding sequence ATGGGAGCAGGAAAGATGCACGCCGACGAAATGGAAATTGACGATGCGCTTGTACGCCGTCTCATTCTGGAGCAGTTTCCCCAGTGGGCAGAGCTAACCCTAGAGCGGATCGAGCCGGCGGGCACAGTAAACGCCATCTTTCGGCTCGGTGACGAGTATTCTGTTCGTCTTGCACGGCGCGAGGGACCTGTGATACCGGAAAGTCGTGAATTGATCTGGCTGCCCAAGCTCGCACCCTTACTTCCGCTGGAAACCCCTGTTCCTATTGCACAAGGGCAGCCGAATAACGAATATCCGTGGTTCTGGGAAATACATACATGGGTTGAGGGGAAGACGGTGCCAATAGAAGAGATGGACGTAATTCAGGCAGCACGTGATCTTGCAGATTTCGTTGGAGCACTGCAACAAATCAATCCATCGGGGGGACCGCCAGGACGCGGTATTCCCCTGGCTCAGCGGAATGAAGAGTTTCAATACTGGCTGGCACGGTTCGATGGCGATCCTGCCGTGTCCGCAGTGTGGGAATCTGCGCTTGCTGCTCCTCCCTGGAACGGACCACCCGTTTGGCATCACGGCGACCTCGATGTGCGTAACTGGCTCGTGCGAAACGGACGTATTACGGGTGTGATTGATTGGGATACAATGGGGATTGGAGATCCTGCGTGCGACATCATGGTTGCATGGAAGCTGCATTCCGCTGCAGCCTGTGATGCATTCCGCGAACATCTCCCGACAGATGATGCTACGTGGGCAAGAGCAAGGGGATGGGTCGTATCCCAAGCGGTATCAGCGCTTGCATACTACACGCCGGACAACAATCCTGTTCTGTACCATGAGGCTGAGTCCTGGCTTGACCTCATATTATCTGAATGA
- a CDS encoding AraC family transcriptional regulator has protein sequence MDWLMRMNRALDHIELNLTGEIDLKEVAQCACCSSHQFQRMFSFITNVPLAEYIRRRRLTLAAIELQNSDMRVVDIAIKYGYESPVSFARAFQLLHGVNPAMAREEGTALKAYPRISFLISIKGEEAMNYRIETKESFQVFGIEKVFQLNGVDTPADLWKQSHANGEVERLAANAGDLPASINQDYHKVHAVCSYKRTEEDTFPYMLCAFKDETSKTDGYTSITIPAHTWAIFSSDPFTWDKFNETIETLYRRFFSEWLPTAGYEQIDGMEFEITGSKDDGLNFVELWFAVRKVS, from the coding sequence ATGGATTGGCTTATGAGAATGAACCGGGCATTGGATCACATCGAATTGAATCTAACCGGCGAGATCGACTTAAAGGAAGTAGCTCAATGCGCTTGTTGTTCATCACATCAGTTCCAGAGAATGTTTTCATTCATTACAAATGTGCCTTTGGCGGAATATATAAGGAGAAGACGGCTTACTCTCGCTGCTATTGAATTGCAGAATAGCGACATGAGAGTTGTGGATATCGCCATAAAGTATGGTTATGAATCTCCAGTTTCATTCGCAAGGGCTTTTCAATTATTACACGGTGTGAATCCAGCAATGGCCCGGGAAGAAGGAACTGCCCTCAAAGCCTATCCACGGATTTCTTTCCTCATTTCAATCAAAGGGGAAGAGGCTATGAATTACCGTATTGAGACAAAAGAATCCTTTCAGGTATTCGGAATCGAAAAAGTATTTCAATTAAACGGAGTGGATACGCCAGCAGACTTATGGAAACAAAGCCATGCTAATGGCGAGGTAGAAAGGCTTGCTGCGAATGCAGGTGACCTGCCTGCCTCTATCAATCAGGACTATCATAAAGTACATGCTGTCTGTAGCTACAAGAGAACGGAAGAGGATACCTTCCCCTACATGCTGTGCGCATTTAAGGATGAAACCAGTAAAACTGATGGGTACACAAGTATAACGATACCCGCACACACGTGGGCGATCTTCTCATCCGATCCTTTTACATGGGATAAATTTAATGAAACGATTGAAACACTATATAGGCGGTTCTTTTCTGAGTGGCTGCCTACTGCTGGATATGAACAGATCGACGGGATGGAATTTGAGATTACAGGAAGTAAGGATGATGGTCTTAATTTTGTAGAGCTATGGTTTGCAGTCAGGAAAGTATCCTGA
- a CDS encoding S-layer homology domain-containing protein, with amino-acid sequence MKKQSKKSLAFLLMLSMASSSLAGQSFAASPEVQLSDIKGHWAEAKIQAWIDQGLVRGYLDRTFKPNKSITRAEFINLVNAAFGYSGQNKINFKDVSVDAWYYDAVAAASAAGYISGYSDQTMKLQNSLSRQEAAVIIAGILNLEDNEQAADAFSDSSTIADWSKGAVGAAAAAGMISGYEDGSFKPLHSITRAEAVEILVNAVDSNTQVGTKPSKPVGTTNQLNVAPPADEASLSAVRHGDNAADDTLKNTAATNPFIQILDGFDAVWSLNQPAWRNGTALTVPGANGKVANYGDGPTVYFDGFKNDAAAVVAENKTYANVEIRNKATWVANIKYVEDVTQNRTKEEALAAYYDDQRDKIYSMIDGFGPLANTYVDIIKPTTSVERSIDDMDVVLTETTTEDQSQGIGSDWANTELADMVALVDLVRFKIPASSNPSKYFYSSPRPWRMNSNGEVKEVVDQNGLAVWETIGKGEATDEPLPSGGTKSTGERHFQSYETEVEVIPALSYVRREAEDGQGKDGAFPSGHTSASYLSVLPFAYATPERYAEFLTRAAQMGENRIVTGMHSPLDVIGARIQATAMTAYAFNKEENKELLEKAYDNAGEVFGAAAAANNMSLYDYAHTVTEDYTFQSAYDETKWADHDANKAFYREKLTYGLPQTGIKGLAPEVPEGAEALLETRQPYLTDEQRREVLYTTSIDSGYPVLDESNGWGRLDLVTAADGYGAFLDNVTVNMDASEGRFNAQDWWRNNISGAGMLTKKGSGTLTLTGNNTYSGGTLLQGGTLEAQSATAFGTGDLYVENGTVMVTTDGALKLNRNFTMDNGTLEMVMDNDNSQIHVSKMLYLAGGSLNLDLSNYNIEGSKDITLITAAGVKGQFDRVTADGYDVTVTYNEDRVIAHVTAK; translated from the coding sequence ATGAAAAAACAATCAAAAAAATCACTCGCATTTCTTCTCATGTTATCTATGGCAAGCTCGTCGTTAGCAGGTCAAAGTTTCGCAGCAAGCCCGGAGGTTCAGCTCTCCGATATTAAGGGACACTGGGCAGAAGCAAAAATTCAAGCTTGGATCGATCAAGGATTGGTTCGAGGATATTTGGACCGTACCTTTAAACCGAACAAATCCATCACTAGAGCCGAGTTTATAAATTTAGTCAATGCTGCTTTTGGATATTCAGGACAAAACAAGATTAACTTCAAAGATGTTTCTGTGGATGCCTGGTACTATGACGCCGTGGCTGCAGCCAGCGCCGCTGGATATATAAGCGGGTACTCGGATCAAACGATGAAGCTGCAAAATTCCTTATCCCGGCAAGAAGCAGCAGTGATCATCGCCGGAATTCTGAATTTGGAGGATAATGAGCAAGCCGCGGATGCCTTTAGCGATTCATCCACCATTGCAGATTGGAGCAAAGGAGCTGTAGGTGCAGCGGCAGCGGCGGGAATGATATCCGGTTATGAAGATGGCAGCTTTAAACCTCTTCATTCGATCACACGTGCCGAAGCCGTCGAAATACTGGTTAATGCTGTAGATTCGAATACTCAAGTGGGTACCAAACCATCTAAACCGGTAGGAACGACAAATCAGCTCAATGTTGCCCCTCCTGCGGATGAAGCCTCCTTATCTGCAGTGCGACATGGTGACAATGCAGCGGACGACACCTTAAAGAACACGGCCGCAACGAATCCATTCATTCAAATTCTGGACGGTTTTGATGCGGTATGGTCCTTGAACCAACCAGCCTGGAGAAATGGAACAGCCTTAACTGTCCCTGGGGCCAACGGCAAGGTTGCGAATTACGGTGACGGGCCGACCGTATATTTTGACGGTTTTAAAAATGATGCAGCTGCTGTCGTTGCAGAAAACAAAACCTATGCAAATGTCGAGATCAGAAATAAGGCAACTTGGGTTGCGAACATTAAATATGTAGAAGATGTCACGCAAAATCGTACCAAAGAAGAAGCACTTGCAGCTTATTATGATGACCAAAGAGATAAGATCTATAGTATGATCGACGGATTCGGCCCTCTGGCTAACACTTATGTAGATATCATCAAGCCAACGACTAGTGTTGAACGAAGCATCGATGACATGGATGTCGTCTTGACAGAAACCACGACAGAAGACCAAAGCCAGGGAATCGGCAGCGATTGGGCCAATACTGAGCTTGCAGATATGGTTGCTCTAGTTGATTTAGTTCGTTTCAAAATCCCGGCCTCATCTAATCCTTCTAAATACTTCTACTCTTCGCCTAGACCGTGGAGAATGAACTCAAACGGAGAGGTTAAAGAGGTCGTCGATCAGAATGGTTTGGCTGTTTGGGAAACAATCGGTAAAGGTGAAGCTACAGATGAGCCCTTGCCTTCAGGCGGAACAAAATCAACCGGCGAAAGACATTTCCAATCGTACGAAACCGAAGTTGAGGTTATTCCTGCCTTGAGCTATGTAAGAAGAGAAGCTGAGGACGGACAAGGGAAAGATGGTGCTTTTCCAAGCGGACATACAAGTGCATCGTACTTATCCGTATTACCTTTTGCCTACGCTACGCCAGAACGTTACGCTGAATTTTTGACCAGAGCAGCCCAAATGGGTGAGAATCGCATCGTAACCGGAATGCACTCACCGCTTGATGTCATCGGTGCAAGAATTCAAGCTACCGCCATGACGGCCTATGCATTCAATAAGGAAGAGAACAAAGAATTGTTAGAGAAGGCATATGACAATGCAGGAGAAGTATTTGGCGCAGCCGCAGCCGCGAATAACATGAGCCTGTACGACTATGCGCATACCGTGACAGAGGATTACACGTTCCAGAGTGCATATGATGAGACCAAATGGGCAGATCATGATGCCAATAAAGCCTTCTACAGAGAGAAGCTTACTTACGGCCTGCCTCAAACTGGAATCAAAGGCCTCGCTCCGGAAGTGCCAGAAGGCGCAGAAGCTCTACTTGAAACGCGCCAGCCTTATTTAACCGATGAACAGCGCAGAGAAGTATTGTATACAACATCCATTGACTCCGGTTATCCTGTACTGGACGAATCAAACGGCTGGGGCAGACTGGATCTCGTTACCGCTGCGGATGGATACGGCGCGTTCTTGGACAATGTAACCGTGAATATGGACGCTTCAGAAGGACGCTTTAACGCACAAGACTGGTGGAGAAATAATATCAGTGGCGCTGGCATGCTTACGAAGAAGGGATCGGGAACCCTTACTTTGACAGGAAACAACACCTATTCTGGCGGAACCTTGCTTCAAGGAGGAACACTGGAAGCCCAGTCTGCGACCGCATTTGGTACCGGTGATCTGTATGTGGAGAATGGAACGGTCATGGTTACCACCGATGGAGCATTGAAACTGAACAGAAACTTTACCATGGACAACGGAACCTTAGAAATGGTGATGGATAATGACAACAGTCAGATCCATGTCAGCAAAATGCTGTATCTTGCTGGGGGAAGCCTGAATCTGGATCTATCTAACTATAACATTGAGGGTTCTAAAGATATTACATTAATTACTGCCGCTGGAGTTAAAGGTCAATTTGATCGTGTAACTGCGGATGGTTATGACGTGACTGTCACTTATAATGAGGATCGTGTCATTGCCCATGTTACAGCAAAATAA